One Streptomyces sp. SAI-135 DNA segment encodes these proteins:
- a CDS encoding 4'-phosphopantetheinyl transferase superfamily protein, translating to MLSDLLGCGAGDIRFDRHRCPGCGRTSHGRPFIRAPRTSLELSLSRSGPYWLCAVADGVRVGADIERVRPFNAGRLARLAEAVLTGGERSYLAEVPAERLPAEFIRCWTRKEAVTKASGIGIEAAMGRLDVHPERSRALVRHSVGGCPVNTWTVHNLPSGPDHFAAVAFPAE from the coding sequence ATGCTCTCGGATCTGCTCGGCTGCGGCGCGGGCGATATCCGCTTCGATCGTCACAGGTGCCCGGGCTGCGGCCGGACGAGCCACGGCCGCCCCTTCATTCGGGCGCCGCGCACCTCGCTGGAGCTGAGTCTGTCCAGGTCAGGGCCGTACTGGCTGTGCGCGGTCGCCGACGGGGTACGGGTGGGCGCCGATATCGAGAGGGTGCGACCGTTCAACGCCGGGCGGCTGGCGCGGCTGGCCGAAGCCGTTCTGACGGGCGGTGAGCGGTCCTATTTGGCAGAGGTTCCCGCCGAACGGCTCCCGGCCGAGTTCATCCGCTGCTGGACGCGAAAGGAAGCCGTGACCAAGGCGAGCGGTATCGGCATCGAGGCCGCAATGGGGCGTCTCGATGTGCATCCGGAGCGCTCGCGCGCGCTGGTTCGCCACTCGGTCGGCGGCTGTCCGGTGAACACCTGGACCGTACATAACCTGCCCAGCGGGCCTGATCATTTCGCCGCTGTGGCATTCCCTGCCGAGTAG
- the tdh gene encoding L-threonine 3-dehydrogenase: protein MKALVKEKAEPGLWLADVPEPAVGPGDVLIKVLRTGICGTDLHIRSWDGWAQQAIRTPLVLGHEFVGEVVETGRDVPDIRVGDRVSGEGHLVCGKCRNCLAGRRHLCRATVGLGVGRDGAFAEYVVLPAANVWVHRVPVDLDVAAIFDPFGNAVHTALSFPLVGEDVLITGAGPIGLMAAAVARHAGARNVVVTDVSEERLELARKIGVSLALNVSEAQIADGQRELGLREGFDIGLEMSGRPEALRDMIANMTHGGRIAMLGLPAAEFPVDWARIVTSMITIKGIYGREMFETWYAMSVLLEGGLDLAPVITGRYGYRDFEAAFADAASGRGGKVILDWTN from the coding sequence TTGAAGGCGCTGGTCAAGGAGAAGGCGGAGCCCGGGCTGTGGCTCGCGGACGTCCCGGAGCCGGCCGTCGGCCCCGGCGACGTACTGATCAAGGTGCTGCGCACCGGCATCTGTGGCACCGATCTGCACATCCGGTCCTGGGACGGGTGGGCCCAGCAGGCCATCCGGACCCCGCTCGTGCTCGGGCACGAGTTCGTCGGCGAGGTCGTGGAGACCGGGCGCGACGTGCCGGACATCCGGGTCGGGGACCGGGTGAGCGGCGAGGGGCACCTCGTGTGCGGGAAGTGCCGCAACTGCCTCGCCGGGCGCAGGCACCTGTGCCGGGCCACGGTCGGACTGGGCGTCGGCCGGGACGGGGCCTTCGCGGAGTACGTCGTCCTGCCCGCCGCCAATGTGTGGGTGCACCGCGTCCCCGTGGACCTCGACGTGGCCGCGATCTTCGACCCGTTCGGCAACGCCGTGCACACCGCGCTGTCCTTCCCGCTCGTCGGCGAGGACGTGCTGATCACCGGCGCCGGACCGATCGGGCTGATGGCGGCGGCGGTCGCCCGGCACGCGGGTGCCCGCAACGTCGTCGTCACCGACGTCAGCGAGGAGCGACTGGAGCTCGCCCGCAAGATCGGGGTGAGCCTCGCGCTGAACGTGTCGGAGGCGCAGATCGCCGACGGGCAGCGGGAGTTGGGGCTGCGCGAGGGCTTCGACATCGGCCTGGAGATGTCCGGGCGGCCGGAGGCCCTGCGCGACATGATCGCCAACATGACGCACGGCGGCCGGATCGCGATGCTGGGACTGCCGGCCGCGGAGTTCCCGGTCGACTGGGCCCGGATCGTCACCTCCATGATCACCATCAAGGGCATCTACGGCCGTGAGATGTTCGAGACCTGGTACGCGATGTCGGTCCTCCTGGAGGGCGGCCTCGACCTCGCCCCGGTGATCACCGGCCGGTACGGCTACCGCGACTTCGAGGCGGCGTTCGCCGACGCGGCGAGCGGCCGCGGCGGCAAGGTCATCCTCGACTGGACCAACTGA
- a CDS encoding glycine C-acetyltransferase, producing MFDSVRDDLRATLDEIRAAGLHKPERVIDTPQSATVHVSAGGRPGEVLNFCANNYLGLADHPKVVAAAHEALDRWGYGMASVRFICGTQEVHKELEARLSAFLGQEDTILYSSCFDANGGVFETLLGPEDAVISDALNHASIIDGIRLSKARRFRYANRDLADLERQLKEAAGARRKLVVTDGVFSMDGYVAPLAEICDLADRYDAMVMVDDSHAVGFVGPGGRGTPELHGVMDRVDIITGTLGKALGGASGGYVAARAEIVALLRQRSRPYLFSNTLAPVIAAASLKVLDLLESADDLRVRLRENTALFRRRMTEEGFDVLPGDHAIAPVMIGDAARAGRLAELLLERGVYVIGFSYPVVPQGQARIRVQLSAAHSTEDVNRAVDAFVAARAELAE from the coding sequence ATGTTCGACTCCGTGCGCGACGACCTGCGCGCCACCCTCGACGAGATCCGCGCCGCCGGACTGCACAAGCCCGAGCGCGTGATCGACACCCCGCAGTCGGCGACCGTGCACGTCTCGGCGGGCGGCCGCCCCGGCGAGGTCCTCAACTTCTGCGCCAACAACTACCTCGGCCTCGCCGACCACCCCAAGGTGGTCGCCGCCGCGCACGAGGCCCTGGACCGCTGGGGCTACGGCATGGCCTCGGTCCGCTTCATCTGCGGGACGCAGGAGGTGCACAAGGAGCTGGAGGCGCGGCTGTCCGCCTTCCTCGGCCAGGAGGACACGATCCTGTACTCCTCCTGCTTCGACGCCAACGGCGGTGTCTTCGAGACGCTCCTCGGGCCCGAGGACGCGGTGATCTCCGACGCCCTGAACCACGCGTCGATCATCGACGGCATCCGGCTGTCCAAGGCCCGCCGCTTCCGCTACGCCAACCGTGACCTGGCCGACCTGGAACGGCAGTTGAAGGAGGCCGCGGGCGCCCGGCGCAAGCTGGTCGTCACCGACGGCGTGTTCTCGATGGACGGTTACGTGGCACCGTTGGCGGAGATCTGCGACCTCGCCGACCGCTACGACGCCATGGTCATGGTCGACGACTCGCACGCGGTCGGCTTCGTCGGCCCCGGCGGCCGCGGCACCCCCGAGCTGCACGGGGTGATGGACCGCGTCGACATCATCACCGGCACCCTCGGCAAGGCGCTCGGCGGCGCCTCCGGCGGCTACGTGGCCGCCCGCGCCGAGATCGTCGCCCTCCTGCGCCAGCGCTCCCGGCCGTACCTCTTCTCCAACACGCTCGCCCCGGTGATCGCCGCTGCCTCCCTGAAGGTCCTCGACCTGCTGGAGTCGGCCGACGACCTGCGGGTGCGGCTGCGGGAGAACACCGCGCTGTTCCGCCGCCGGATGACCGAGGAGGGCTTCGACGTCCTGCCCGGCGACCACGCCATCGCGCCGGTGATGATCGGCGACGCGGCGAGGGCGGGACGCCTCGCGGAGCTGCTCCTGGAGCGGGGCGTGTACGTGATCGGCTTCTCGTACCCGGTGGTCCCGCAGGGACAGGCACGCATCCGGGTGCAGCTCTCGGCGGCTCACTCCACCGAGGACGTGAACCGCGCGGTCGACGCCTTCGTCGCGGCCCGGGCCGAGCTGGCGGAGTAA
- a CDS encoding LysR family transcriptional regulator, whose amino-acid sequence MIEARRLHILRAVADHRTVTAAAAALYLTPSAVSQQLTALEQETGHRLVERGAKGVRLTPAGEILLSHTNAVLAQLERAEAELAAYSSGAAGTVTVASFATGIALVVAPAVARLAATAPGIRIRVQDAEGDASLPMVLDRQVDVAVAVEYRGAPPADDPRLAHVPLYAEPFDAVVPVSHRLADAGEVPLAELAKDPWIGPYPGNPCHDVVVLACEHAGFQPRLEHSSDDFRAVVALASADAGVALVPRSALIGMDLAGVVVRPVDGVAPTRRVFAAVRRGAEEHPLIRPVLDALQAVAQG is encoded by the coding sequence ATGATCGAGGCACGGCGGCTCCACATCCTCCGTGCGGTGGCCGACCACCGCACGGTCACGGCGGCTGCCGCCGCGCTGTACCTCACGCCGTCGGCGGTCTCGCAGCAGCTCACCGCCCTGGAGCAGGAGACCGGCCACCGTCTGGTGGAGCGCGGCGCCAAGGGCGTACGGCTGACCCCCGCGGGCGAGATCCTGCTCAGCCACACCAACGCGGTCCTCGCCCAGCTGGAGCGGGCGGAGGCCGAGCTGGCCGCCTACAGCTCGGGCGCGGCCGGCACGGTCACCGTCGCCTCCTTCGCGACCGGGATCGCGCTGGTGGTGGCGCCCGCGGTGGCCCGCCTCGCCGCGACGGCCCCCGGCATCCGCATCCGCGTGCAGGACGCCGAGGGCGACGCCAGCCTGCCGATGGTCCTCGACCGGCAGGTCGACGTGGCGGTCGCGGTGGAGTACCGCGGGGCCCCGCCCGCCGACGACCCCCGCCTCGCGCACGTGCCGCTGTACGCCGAGCCCTTCGACGCGGTCGTGCCGGTGAGCCACCGGCTGGCCGACGCGGGCGAAGTGCCGCTGGCGGAGCTCGCCAAGGACCCGTGGATCGGCCCCTACCCCGGCAACCCCTGCCACGACGTCGTGGTCCTCGCCTGCGAGCACGCCGGTTTCCAGCCACGCCTGGAGCACTCCTCGGACGACTTCCGCGCGGTGGTCGCCCTGGCCTCGGCGGACGCCGGAGTGGCGCTGGTGCCGCGGTCCGCGCTGATCGGGATGGACCTCGCCGGAGTGGTCGTCCGGCCGGTCGACGGGGTGGCCCCGACGCGCCGGGTCTTCGCGGCCGTACGGCGCGGAGCCGAGGAGCATCCCCTGATCCGTCCCGTCCTCGACGCGCTTCAGGCCGTCGCCCAGGGGTAG
- a CDS encoding radical SAM protein — protein MGGLHVTSLPEEAAAHADTIFTGPGEDTWPLFLKDFRDGVPARRYDSRLRSLAGLPPIRRDLIKRHLYLVPNSIVVSRGCPHHCDFCYKDAFFEGGKSFYTQAVDDALAEIDRLPGRHLYFLDDHLLGNRRFAQALFDGMKGMGRLWQAAGTVNSVLVPGLLERAVEAGLRSLFVGFETVNDANLAERRKNQNIGTDYAAAVRRLHDNGVMVNASFVFGLDQDGPDVFDRTVAWAVGQGIETATFHIMTPYPSTGLWKQLESENRIVHRDWDLYDTRHVVHRPKGMTPRELEDGYWRAYRDFYRWSNIWRGSAAQPGRRERLRHLAYAGGWKKFEPAWDLLIRSQRVVRAMPALERTLVAFGGRE, from the coding sequence ATGGGCGGCCTGCACGTCACCTCGCTGCCCGAGGAGGCGGCCGCCCATGCCGACACGATCTTCACCGGCCCCGGCGAGGACACCTGGCCGCTGTTCCTGAAGGACTTCCGCGACGGCGTCCCGGCCCGCCGCTACGACTCCCGGCTGCGCTCCCTCGCCGGACTGCCCCCGATCAGACGTGACCTGATCAAGCGTCACCTCTATCTGGTCCCCAACTCGATCGTCGTCTCCCGCGGTTGCCCGCACCACTGCGACTTCTGCTACAAGGACGCCTTCTTCGAGGGCGGCAAGTCCTTCTACACCCAGGCCGTCGACGACGCCCTCGCGGAGATCGACCGCCTGCCCGGCCGCCACCTCTACTTCCTCGACGACCACCTGCTGGGCAACCGGCGCTTCGCGCAGGCGCTGTTCGACGGCATGAAGGGGATGGGCCGACTGTGGCAGGCGGCGGGAACGGTCAACTCGGTACTGGTGCCCGGCCTGTTGGAGCGGGCGGTCGAGGCGGGGCTGCGCAGCCTGTTTGTCGGCTTCGAGACCGTCAACGACGCCAACCTCGCCGAGCGGCGCAAGAACCAGAACATCGGCACCGACTACGCGGCCGCGGTACGGCGGCTGCACGACAACGGCGTCATGGTCAACGCCAGTTTCGTCTTCGGGCTCGACCAGGACGGACCCGACGTCTTCGACCGGACCGTGGCCTGGGCGGTCGGGCAGGGCATCGAGACCGCGACCTTCCACATCATGACGCCGTATCCCTCGACCGGACTGTGGAAGCAACTGGAGTCGGAGAACCGCATCGTGCACCGCGACTGGGACCTGTACGACACCCGCCACGTCGTCCACCGCCCCAAGGGCATGACACCGCGCGAGCTGGAGGACGGCTACTGGAGGGCGTACCGCGACTTCTACCGCTGGTCCAACATCTGGCGCGGCTCGGCGGCCCAGCCCGGCCGTCGCGAACGGCTGCGGCACCTCGCGTACGCGGGCGGCTGGAAGAAGTTCGAGCCCGCGTGGGACCTGCTGATCCGGTCGCAGCGGGTGGTGCGGGCGATGCCGGCCCTGGAGCGGACGCTCGTGGCGTTCGGAGGCAGGGAGTAG
- a CDS encoding XRE family transcriptional regulator, producing the protein MKRQEPGPGPVGPVDPVDPVDPVDTRLGLRLAALRAERGWSLGELAERSGVSRSTLSRAERAEISPTASLLNRLCGVYGRTMSQLLSEIEAEPALLVRDADQPVWEDRAFGFVRRSVSPPHPGLRGELVEGRLAAGADIAYDRPPVPGLEQHIWVLAGTLDVTAQDVEHHLGTGDCLRLRVWGPTRFRCAGPDAARYVLAVVLP; encoded by the coding sequence ATGAAACGCCAGGAACCCGGACCCGGCCCCGTGGGCCCCGTAGACCCCGTAGACCCCGTGGACCCCGTGGACACCCGCCTCGGCCTCCGGCTCGCCGCACTGCGGGCCGAACGGGGCTGGTCCCTGGGCGAGTTGGCCGAGCGCAGCGGTGTCAGCAGGTCGACCCTCTCCCGGGCCGAGCGCGCCGAGATCAGCCCCACCGCCTCGCTGCTGAACCGGCTGTGCGGGGTGTACGGGCGGACCATGTCCCAGCTGCTCAGCGAGATCGAGGCCGAGCCCGCCCTGCTGGTGCGGGACGCCGACCAGCCGGTCTGGGAGGACCGGGCCTTCGGGTTCGTACGGCGGTCCGTGTCGCCGCCGCACCCCGGGCTGCGCGGCGAACTCGTCGAGGGACGGCTCGCCGCCGGGGCGGACATCGCCTACGACCGGCCGCCCGTGCCCGGTCTGGAGCAGCACATCTGGGTCCTCGCGGGCACGCTGGACGTCACCGCCCAGGACGTCGAGCACCACCTCGGCACCGGGGACTGCCTGCGGCTGCGGGTGTGGGGGCCGACACGGTTCCGGTGCGCGGGACCCGACGCGGCGCGCTACGTGCTGGCGGTGGTCCTGCCGTGA
- a CDS encoding GNAT family N-acetyltransferase, which yields MIVTRLDATHLADRVDQLADLLVDTVDGGASVGFLAPMDRPAAVAWWKERVGAVAAGHQAVWAAYDGHRAVGTVGLAFPDKPNSRHRAELIKLMVHRDTRGQGLGRRLLDTAEQAARSAGVTLLHLDTEADSSAERLYASAGWIRAGVIPDYAADPAGVLRPTTLYYKLLADTAPTR from the coding sequence GTGATCGTCACCCGCCTCGACGCCACCCACCTCGCGGACCGCGTCGATCAGTTGGCCGACCTCCTGGTCGACACCGTGGACGGCGGAGCCTCCGTCGGGTTCCTCGCACCGATGGACCGCCCCGCGGCCGTCGCCTGGTGGAAGGAGCGTGTCGGCGCGGTGGCCGCGGGACACCAGGCGGTGTGGGCGGCGTACGACGGACACCGCGCGGTCGGCACCGTCGGCCTCGCCTTCCCCGACAAGCCCAACTCCCGCCACCGCGCGGAGCTGATCAAGCTGATGGTGCACCGGGACACCCGCGGGCAGGGCCTCGGGCGCCGGCTCCTCGATACCGCGGAGCAGGCCGCCCGCTCGGCCGGCGTCACCCTGCTCCACCTCGACACCGAGGCCGACAGCTCCGCCGAACGCCTCTACGCCTCGGCCGGCTGGATCAGGGCGGGCGTCATCCCCGACTACGCGGCCGATCCCGCCGGGGTGCTGCGGCCGACCACCCTCTACTACAAGCTGCTCGCAGACACCGCTCCGACCAGGTGA
- a CDS encoding MmcQ/YjbR family DNA-binding protein gives MPDAEDVRRIALSLPDTTEKIAWSMPTFRVAGKMFATLPEDETSIAVRCPKEERDELVLAEPGKFWIADHEAQFAWVRARLAAIEDEGELRDILADSWRQAAPSRLLDAYPELGLPRG, from the coding sequence ATGCCGGACGCCGAAGACGTACGCCGTATCGCCCTGTCCCTGCCGGACACGACGGAGAAGATCGCCTGGAGCATGCCCACGTTCCGGGTCGCGGGCAAGATGTTCGCCACGCTGCCCGAGGACGAGACCTCCATCGCCGTGCGCTGCCCCAAGGAGGAGCGGGACGAGCTGGTGCTGGCCGAGCCGGGGAAGTTCTGGATCGCCGACCACGAGGCACAGTTCGCCTGGGTGCGCGCCCGTCTCGCCGCGATCGAGGACGAGGGCGAGCTGCGGGACATCCTCGCCGACTCCTGGCGACAGGCCGCCCCGTCCCGGCTCCTCGACGCCTATCCGGAGCTGGGGCTGCCCAGGGGGTGA
- a CDS encoding sarcosine oxidase subunit gamma family protein, which produces MAEPSTAGPVALRTSPLSHLEERMRAAAVTGARGVTLAELPFRTMVNVRVDPASEAAGRIGRALGEPLPRRCGDTAAHGHRTAVWLGPDEWLVLSRDDPGALTGALREALSGDPGSVVDVSANRTTLELSGPSAREVLEKGCPLDLHPRAFGPGRAVSTTVGPVAVLLWQTDDAPTYRLLPRSSFADYLARWLIDAMSEYGRP; this is translated from the coding sequence ATGGCTGAACCGAGCACGGCGGGACCGGTGGCGCTGCGCACCAGCCCCCTGTCCCACCTGGAGGAGCGGATGCGTGCCGCCGCCGTCACCGGCGCCCGGGGCGTCACGCTGGCCGAGCTGCCGTTCCGCACGATGGTGAACGTGCGGGTCGACCCCGCGTCCGAGGCGGCCGGCCGGATCGGGAGGGCCCTGGGGGAACCGCTCCCCCGCCGCTGCGGCGACACCGCCGCCCACGGCCACCGTACGGCCGTCTGGCTGGGCCCTGACGAGTGGCTCGTGCTCTCCCGGGACGACCCCGGCGCCCTGACCGGGGCGCTGCGGGAAGCCCTCTCGGGCGACCCCGGCTCGGTCGTGGACGTGTCGGCGAACCGCACCACCCTGGAGCTGAGCGGCCCGTCCGCCCGGGAGGTCCTGGAGAAGGGGTGCCCACTGGACCTCCACCCGCGGGCGTTCGGCCCCGGCCGCGCGGTGTCCACCACGGTCGGCCCGGTCGCGGTGCTGCTCTGGCAGACCGACGACGCCCCGACGTACCGCCTGCTGCCCCGGTCCTCGTTCGCCGACTACCTGGCCCGCTGGCTCATCGACGCGATGAGCGAGTACGGCCGGCCGTGA
- a CDS encoding sarcosine oxidase subunit alpha family protein yields the protein MTDQLFRLPRGGRIDRGTLLRFTVDGRELTGHPGDTLASAMLANGLVEVAPSLYRGRPRGIVAAGVEEPNALVQLGGSCSEGMLPATSVELYDGLSATTLSGMGRLDPTADPAVYDKKYVHTDVLVVGAGPAGLAAAATAAASGARVILVDEQPEPDGREWAEELRAALDAAPEAVVLHRTTAFGSYDDNYVLALERRTDHLGAGAPEGVSRQRLWHIRARQVVLATGAHERPLVFAGNDRPGVMLAGAVRTYLNRYAVAPGSRVVVGTTNDSAYDTVADLHAAGIDIAAVVDARPELTGRAAAVAAATGVRVLTGSAVVGTCGDHRLAGVTVRALDAEGRLTGEPESFTCDLLAVSGGWSPVVHLHSQRQGRLRWDSDLVAFVPDGAVRDQQVVGAARGTYDLGDCLAEGTRAGALAATAAGFPVAVPAESARRAPGPTRALWLVPASEGEPGTWDDHFVDLQRDVTVADVWRSTGAGMRGVEHVKRYTSLGTANDQGKTSGVNAIGVIAEALGGSPGEIGTTAYRAPYTPIAFAALAGRERGELFDPERTTSIHGWHVAHGARFEDVGQWKRPWYYPQAGEDMAAAVARECRAAREGVAFMDASTLGKIEIWGADAGEFLNRIYTNAFKKLKPGTGRYGVMCKPDGMIFDDGVTLRLDDNRYFMTTTTGGAANVLDWLEEWLQTEWPELDVHCTSVTEQWATIAVVGPQSRAVLARLAPDVDLSNEAFPFMAFRETTLASGVPARICRISFSGELAYEINVSSWYGLSVWEEVDAVGRPYGITPYGTETMHVLRAEKGYIIVGQDTDGTVTPQDAGMSWVVSRQKDFIGKRSFARADTSRPDRKQLVGLLPADRTTRLPEGTQLVAPDVDLGAVPVPMLGHVTSSYHSPALGRPFALALVADGRARKGQTLLAPVGESLVPVEVTDFVLYDPEGTRRDG from the coding sequence ATGACCGACCAGCTCTTCCGGCTGCCGCGAGGTGGCCGGATCGACCGCGGCACCCTGCTGCGATTCACCGTCGACGGAAGGGAGTTGACCGGCCATCCCGGCGACACCCTCGCCTCGGCGATGCTGGCGAACGGCCTGGTCGAGGTCGCCCCGTCGCTCTACCGCGGCCGCCCCCGCGGCATCGTCGCCGCGGGCGTCGAGGAGCCGAACGCCCTGGTGCAGCTGGGCGGTTCGTGCTCGGAGGGCATGCTCCCGGCCACGAGCGTCGAGCTGTACGACGGCCTGTCCGCCACCACGCTCTCCGGAATGGGCCGGCTGGACCCCACCGCGGACCCCGCGGTCTACGACAAGAAGTACGTCCACACCGACGTCCTGGTCGTCGGCGCCGGACCGGCGGGCCTGGCGGCGGCTGCCACCGCCGCCGCCTCCGGCGCGCGCGTGATCCTCGTCGACGAGCAGCCCGAGCCGGACGGCCGGGAGTGGGCCGAGGAGCTGCGCGCGGCCCTCGACGCCGCCCCCGAGGCCGTCGTACTGCATCGGACCACGGCTTTCGGATCGTACGACGACAACTACGTGTTGGCGCTGGAGCGGCGCACCGACCACCTCGGCGCGGGCGCCCCCGAGGGGGTCTCGCGGCAGCGGCTGTGGCACATCCGTGCCCGCCAGGTCGTCCTGGCGACCGGCGCGCACGAACGTCCGCTGGTCTTCGCGGGCAACGACCGGCCGGGCGTGATGCTCGCCGGGGCCGTGCGCACCTACCTCAACCGGTACGCCGTGGCGCCGGGTTCACGGGTGGTGGTCGGCACGACGAACGACAGCGCCTACGACACGGTCGCCGATCTGCACGCGGCCGGCATCGACATCGCCGCCGTGGTGGACGCCCGCCCCGAACTCACCGGCCGGGCCGCCGCGGTGGCAGCGGCCACAGGTGTGCGGGTGCTCACGGGCAGCGCGGTGGTCGGCACCTGCGGCGACCACCGGCTCGCCGGTGTCACCGTCCGGGCCCTCGACGCGGAGGGGCGACTCACCGGTGAGCCGGAGTCGTTCACCTGCGACCTGCTCGCCGTCTCGGGCGGCTGGAGCCCGGTGGTACATCTGCACAGCCAGCGTCAGGGGCGGTTGCGCTGGGACTCCGACCTGGTCGCGTTCGTGCCGGACGGGGCCGTACGGGACCAGCAGGTCGTGGGGGCGGCCAGGGGGACGTACGACCTCGGCGACTGTCTGGCCGAAGGGACCCGGGCCGGAGCACTGGCGGCGACGGCGGCGGGCTTCCCGGTGGCCGTGCCCGCCGAGAGCGCGCGGCGCGCCCCCGGCCCGACGCGCGCCCTGTGGCTGGTGCCCGCCTCCGAGGGCGAACCCGGCACCTGGGACGACCACTTCGTCGACCTCCAGCGCGATGTCACGGTCGCCGACGTGTGGCGCTCGACCGGCGCCGGGATGCGGGGCGTCGAGCACGTCAAGCGGTACACCTCGCTCGGCACGGCCAACGACCAGGGAAAGACCTCCGGTGTCAACGCGATCGGAGTGATCGCCGAGGCGCTCGGCGGTTCGCCGGGCGAGATCGGCACCACGGCCTACCGGGCGCCGTACACGCCGATCGCCTTCGCCGCCCTGGCGGGGCGTGAGCGGGGCGAGTTGTTCGACCCGGAGCGCACGACCTCGATCCACGGCTGGCACGTGGCGCACGGCGCGCGGTTCGAGGACGTCGGGCAGTGGAAGCGCCCCTGGTACTACCCGCAGGCCGGCGAGGACATGGCCGCGGCGGTGGCCCGCGAGTGCCGGGCGGCCCGGGAGGGCGTGGCCTTCATGGACGCGTCGACCCTCGGCAAGATCGAGATCTGGGGCGCGGACGCGGGCGAGTTCCTCAACCGGATCTACACCAACGCCTTCAAGAAGCTGAAGCCCGGCACGGGGCGCTACGGCGTGATGTGCAAGCCCGACGGCATGATCTTCGACGACGGTGTCACGCTCCGGCTCGACGACAACCGCTACTTCATGACCACCACGACCGGTGGCGCGGCGAACGTCCTGGACTGGCTGGAGGAGTGGCTTCAGACCGAGTGGCCCGAACTCGACGTGCACTGCACCTCGGTGACCGAGCAGTGGGCGACGATCGCCGTGGTCGGCCCGCAGTCGCGCGCGGTCCTCGCCCGTCTCGCCCCGGACGTCGACCTGTCCAACGAGGCCTTCCCGTTCATGGCCTTCCGCGAGACGACCCTGGCCTCCGGCGTCCCGGCCCGCATCTGCCGGATCTCGTTCTCCGGCGAGCTGGCCTACGAGATCAACGTCTCGTCCTGGTACGGCCTTTCGGTCTGGGAGGAGGTGGACGCGGTCGGACGGCCGTACGGCATCACCCCGTACGGCACCGAGACCATGCACGTCCTGCGGGCGGAGAAGGGGTACATCATCGTCGGCCAGGACACCGACGGGACGGTCACCCCGCAGGACGCGGGCATGAGCTGGGTGGTGTCCCGGCAGAAGGACTTCATCGGCAAGCGGTCCTTCGCCCGCGCGGACACCTCACGCCCCGACCGCAAGCAGCTGGTCGGCCTGCTCCCGGCCGACCGTACGACCCGGCTGCCCGAGGGCACCCAACTCGTCGCTCCGGACGTCGACTTGGGGGCGGTGCCGGTGCCGATGCTCGGCCATGTCACCTCCAGCTACCACAGCCCGGCGCTCGGCCGCCCGTTCGCCCTCGCCCTCGTCGCCGACGGCCGGGCGAGGAAGGGCCAGACCCTGCTGGCGCCGGTGGGCGAGTCGCTGGTGCCGGTCGAGGTGACCGACTTCGTGCTCTACGACCCCGAAGGGACCAGGCGAGATGGCTGA
- a CDS encoding sarcosine oxidase subunit delta has protein sequence MLLITCPWCGPRNETEYRYGGQAHVPYPDSPADLSDEQWAEYVFYRDNPKGPFAERWMHSIGCRRWFNVLRDTATHEVLTSYRPDEPRPGGNR, from the coding sequence ATGCTGCTGATCACCTGCCCGTGGTGCGGGCCGCGGAACGAGACGGAGTACCGCTACGGCGGACAGGCCCATGTGCCCTACCCGGACTCCCCCGCCGACCTCAGCGACGAGCAGTGGGCCGAGTACGTCTTCTACCGCGACAACCCCAAGGGCCCCTTCGCGGAACGGTGGATGCACAGCATCGGCTGCCGCCGCTGGTTCAACGTCCTGCGCGACACCGCCACCCACGAGGTGCTGACCTCGTACCGGCCCGACGAGCCCCGCCCCGGAGGGAACCGATGA